The following are from one region of the Rosistilla carotiformis genome:
- a CDS encoding NfeD family protein, which translates to MMDGPLFWSFVLLAAGLLLMIVEFFVPSGGFLAIASGLAMIGCIIVGFSVSPRWGMIMVVVVVTLVPIALGITVRLWPRTPMGRSIMARQPGDPLPDVLPDDEYHRKIKSLQGRVGMADSDMLPNGTIKIDGERYDAISSGGAIDRGQRIEVFRIESGKLHVRVTTRAIDADRDHAEPTVSPLDQPIEQLGIDSLEDPLA; encoded by the coding sequence ATGATGGATGGTCCTCTGTTCTGGTCCTTTGTATTGTTAGCGGCAGGCCTGCTGCTGATGATCGTCGAATTTTTTGTCCCCAGTGGCGGATTCCTGGCGATCGCCAGCGGATTGGCGATGATCGGCTGTATCATCGTCGGCTTCTCCGTCAGTCCCCGTTGGGGCATGATCATGGTCGTCGTGGTCGTAACGCTCGTCCCGATCGCCCTTGGAATCACGGTCCGATTATGGCCGCGAACACCGATGGGACGCAGCATCATGGCACGCCAACCGGGCGACCCGTTGCCCGACGTGCTGCCCGACGACGAATACCATCGCAAGATTAAATCGCTGCAAGGACGCGTGGGCATGGCGGACAGCGACATGTTGCCCAACGGAACGATTAAAATCGATGGAGAGCGGTACGACGCGATCAGTTCCGGTGGCGCGATCGATCGTGGGCAGCGGATTGAAGTTTTTCGAATCGAATCGGGCAAACTGCATGTCCGCGTGACAACGCGAGCGATCGACGCCGATCGGGATCATGCCGAACCAACCGTTTCCCCCTTGGACCAACCGATCGAACAGTTGGGTATCGACAGCTTGGAAGATCCCTTGGCATAA
- a CDS encoding ABC transporter ATP-binding protein: MNKPLLSVENLGVGFGTDDGMLDAVRGVSFDVAPGETVGIVGESGSGKSVTNLAMMGLIPMPPGKITSGRAMFDSQDLLAMSQEQLSAIRGRRIAMIFQDPMTALNPFLTVEDQLTEVTRLHLGFNRRQATEHAIEMLTQVGISAPEKRLQDYPHQFSGGMRQRVMIAMALSCNPEILIADEPTTALDVTIQAQILDLLKKLQREHNTAIIMITHDLGVVANICHRVLVMYAGRIVEKAPVDQLFAKPQHPYTQGLLNSIPRWDQHGSELLKAIEGQPPHLAELPSGCAFHPRCPHKIDRCLGEDPRLENTSTERQRACFVDLNVS, translated from the coding sequence ATGAACAAGCCGCTGTTGTCTGTGGAAAATCTGGGTGTCGGTTTTGGTACCGACGACGGAATGTTGGATGCGGTGCGTGGCGTGTCGTTTGATGTCGCCCCCGGGGAGACGGTGGGGATCGTCGGCGAATCGGGCTCGGGCAAGAGCGTTACGAATCTGGCAATGATGGGATTGATCCCGATGCCGCCGGGAAAGATTACCAGCGGGCGGGCGATGTTCGACAGCCAAGATCTGCTGGCGATGTCGCAGGAGCAATTAAGCGCGATCCGCGGACGAAGGATCGCGATGATCTTTCAAGATCCGATGACGGCGTTGAATCCGTTCCTGACGGTCGAAGATCAGTTGACCGAAGTCACCCGTTTGCACTTGGGTTTCAATCGTCGTCAAGCGACCGAACACGCGATCGAGATGCTGACGCAAGTTGGCATCAGCGCCCCGGAAAAACGCTTGCAAGATTACCCGCATCAATTCAGTGGCGGGATGCGTCAGCGGGTGATGATCGCGATGGCGCTGTCGTGTAATCCCGAGATCTTGATCGCCGACGAACCGACGACCGCGCTCGACGTGACGATCCAAGCGCAGATCTTGGATCTGTTGAAAAAGCTGCAACGCGAACACAACACCGCGATCATTATGATCACGCACGATCTGGGCGTTGTCGCCAATATCTGCCACCGGGTGCTGGTGATGTACGCCGGGCGGATCGTCGAAAAAGCACCCGTCGATCAACTGTTCGCCAAGCCCCAACATCCCTACACCCAGGGCTTGCTGAATTCGATCCCTCGCTGGGACCAGCATGGAAGCGAATTACTGAAAGCGATCGAGGGGCAACCACCCCATCTGGCTGAATTGCCCAGCGGATGTGCCTTTCACCCGCGCTGTCCTCACAAAATTGATCGCTGCTTGGGCGAGGATCCGCGATTGGAAAACACATCGACTGAGCGACAACGGGCTTGTTTTGTCGACCTGAACGTCAGCTGA
- a CDS encoding ABC transporter permease gives MQDLITFLIRRLGWMLLTLWIVFTVSFFLMRFVPGGPFSSEKNVPEAIKRNIEARYGLNDPLPTQYFRELGRDLTGDFGPSFRLEDFSVNEVIAQGFPISASLAILALSFALVLGVTAGVVSALKPGSIGDLTLMILATLGIAIPNFVLASLLIIVFVFGLNLFPTAGWGSAWHLVLPALCLGAPVAAYIARLTRAGLLETIGQDYIRTAKAKGLPMYKVIGKHALRGALLPVVSYLGPAAARVLTGSIVLEQIFAIPGMGSHFVEAALQRDYSLAMGLVLVYTALLFLMNTLVDLSYSIIDPRVKLE, from the coding sequence GTGCAGGACTTGATCACCTTTCTGATACGTCGACTCGGCTGGATGCTGCTGACGCTGTGGATCGTCTTTACCGTCTCGTTCTTCCTCATGCGGTTTGTCCCCGGCGGGCCATTCAGCAGTGAGAAAAACGTCCCCGAGGCGATCAAGCGAAACATCGAAGCACGCTACGGTTTGAACGATCCGCTGCCCACGCAGTACTTTCGTGAACTGGGACGCGATCTGACCGGTGATTTTGGCCCCAGCTTCCGCTTGGAAGATTTTTCCGTCAACGAAGTCATTGCCCAAGGCTTCCCGATCTCCGCTTCGTTGGCGATCCTGGCCCTCTCGTTCGCGTTGGTTCTGGGCGTGACCGCGGGCGTGGTTAGTGCGTTGAAGCCCGGATCGATCGGCGACCTCACGTTGATGATCCTGGCGACGCTGGGGATCGCGATCCCGAACTTTGTCCTGGCCAGTTTGCTGATCATCGTGTTTGTGTTCGGATTGAATCTCTTTCCGACCGCCGGCTGGGGCAGTGCATGGCATCTGGTGCTCCCGGCGCTCTGCCTTGGTGCTCCCGTCGCCGCCTACATCGCGCGGCTGACACGCGCTGGTTTGTTGGAGACGATCGGCCAAGATTACATCCGAACCGCCAAGGCCAAGGGGCTGCCGATGTACAAGGTGATCGGTAAGCACGCGCTCCGCGGAGCGCTTCTGCCGGTGGTCTCTTATTTAGGTCCGGCCGCGGCCCGGGTGCTCACCGGTTCGATTGTGTTGGAGCAGATTTTTGCGATCCCGGGGATGGGCAGCCACTTTGTCGAAGCGGCGCTGCAACGCGATTATTCGTTGGCGATGGGCTTGGTTTTAGTTTACACCGCGCTGTTGTTCTTGATGAACACGCTGGTCGACCTGTCGTATTCGATCATCGATCCACGTGTCAAGCTGGAGTAG
- a CDS encoding ABC transporter permease, whose product MTDQQREHYRQLLADAQRIQGVSLWQDAWRRLRRRRASMLSLYFLIALAVLAFLTPALPLQSPLDKDLDNRRGMSPNLQAYRMGQRKDLKFTDNSLAAEVKQVNASVATLRQERADATDPAAREALDAKIEQLETTAHPFSQMWNQLDPLAWQLTRLRVAIFGDWAVPSLCGTDDLGRDMLARLFWGARVSLVVGVVATIVSLLIGVSYGATSGYFGGRVDAVMMRIVDVLYSVPFIFVVIFLMTFLSEESIAASLKSFGIDQITIFYIVIGAIYWLTMSRVVRGQVLSLKHEQFVDAARTVGASQRRIIFRHLVPNVLGIVIVYLTLTIPAVMLFEAFLSFLGLGVSPPDVSWGLLVNDGVQAITPLKSRWWLVVFPGSALAGTLFALNFLGDGLRDALDPRMKNQS is encoded by the coding sequence ATGACCGACCAGCAGCGGGAGCACTACCGCCAGCTGCTCGCCGATGCGCAACGAATCCAAGGCGTCTCGCTGTGGCAGGATGCTTGGCGACGGCTGCGGCGCAGGCGGGCTTCGATGCTGTCGCTCTACTTTCTGATCGCCCTGGCGGTGCTGGCCTTCCTGACGCCGGCGTTGCCGCTGCAGAGTCCGCTAGATAAAGATCTGGACAACCGTCGCGGCATGTCTCCCAATCTGCAGGCCTACCGGATGGGGCAGCGGAAGGATTTGAAGTTTACCGATAACAGCTTGGCGGCGGAGGTGAAGCAGGTCAACGCTTCGGTCGCGACGCTGCGGCAAGAGCGTGCCGATGCGACCGATCCGGCGGCGCGGGAGGCCCTGGACGCCAAGATCGAACAACTGGAGACGACCGCCCATCCGTTCAGCCAAATGTGGAACCAATTGGATCCGCTGGCATGGCAGCTGACGCGGCTGCGAGTCGCCATCTTCGGCGACTGGGCTGTGCCGAGCCTGTGTGGGACCGACGACCTTGGTCGCGACATGCTGGCCCGACTGTTCTGGGGTGCTCGTGTGTCGTTGGTTGTCGGCGTGGTGGCGACGATCGTTAGCCTGTTAATTGGTGTCTCGTATGGAGCGACGTCGGGCTATTTTGGCGGCCGCGTCGATGCCGTGATGATGCGGATCGTCGATGTCCTGTATTCGGTTCCGTTCATCTTTGTGGTGATCTTCCTGATGACGTTTTTAAGCGAGGAATCGATCGCGGCGTCGCTGAAATCGTTTGGTATCGATCAGATCACGATCTTCTATATCGTGATCGGCGCCATCTATTGGTTGACGATGTCGCGCGTTGTTCGCGGCCAAGTGCTGTCGCTGAAACATGAGCAATTTGTCGACGCGGCTCGGACCGTGGGGGCCTCGCAACGGCGGATCATCTTTCGCCATCTGGTCCCGAACGTGTTGGGAATCGTGATCGTTTACCTAACGCTAACGATCCCCGCGGTGATGTTGTTCGAAGCGTTCCTGTCGTTCCTGGGCCTGGGCGTTTCCCCGCCAGACGTTTCCTGGGGGCTGTTGGTCAACGATGGCGTGCAAGCGATCACGCCGCTGAAATCGCGGTGGTGGTTGGTCGTCTTTCCGGGAAGCGCGTTGGCGGGCACCTTGTTTGCGTTGAACTTCCTGGGCGACGGGCTCCGCGACGCATTGGATCCGAGGATGAAGAATCAATCATGA
- a CDS encoding Gfo/Idh/MocA family protein, translating into MSNQNRRDFLRTSAVVGASVSVPYFFSHSQTLADETEAKNDRIPIGLIGAGGMGLGNMKSAEDYLNVVAIADADKSRQEAANQKLSGGKADIYDDYRKILDRDDIKIVHIATPDHWHTKPVIEAMLAGKDIYCEKPLTLTIDEGKLIRKVQRETGRIVQVGTQQRSTFHLFTKAIAMVQQGRLGKILRVQAAIGGAPTSPAIPVAETPAGLDWERWLGPAPKTDYRYMKGGKRGLTNGHYEFRWWYEYSGGKLTDWGAHHVDIATWALSVNGQPTAPISIGGTASHPVEYKDGKPLQTDRYNTATAFNFVAKYADGTEMIIRNDTDNGVLIEGEKGRLFVNRGKLVGAPVDALKDDPLPEGALQKAYKGLPMEENARKAHWANFLNCTRTRDEPISDVHSHMQMLNVCHLAGISARLGRTLNWDAENEQITGDSEANAMLARPYREGYEIEM; encoded by the coding sequence ATGAGCAATCAAAATCGTCGCGACTTTTTGCGCACCTCCGCCGTTGTGGGTGCCAGTGTTTCGGTCCCCTACTTCTTTTCGCACAGCCAAACACTGGCCGACGAAACCGAGGCGAAGAACGATCGGATCCCGATCGGGCTGATCGGTGCCGGCGGGATGGGACTGGGGAACATGAAGTCGGCCGAAGACTATCTCAACGTGGTCGCGATTGCCGATGCGGACAAGTCGCGGCAGGAGGCAGCCAATCAGAAGCTCAGCGGCGGTAAGGCGGATATCTACGACGACTACCGCAAGATCTTGGACCGCGACGACATCAAGATCGTGCACATCGCCACGCCCGATCACTGGCATACCAAGCCGGTGATCGAAGCGATGTTGGCCGGTAAGGACATCTATTGCGAGAAGCCGCTAACGCTGACGATTGATGAGGGCAAACTGATCCGTAAGGTGCAGCGCGAAACGGGCCGCATCGTCCAGGTCGGCACGCAACAGCGCAGCACGTTCCATCTGTTCACCAAAGCGATCGCGATGGTCCAACAAGGACGATTGGGTAAGATCTTGCGCGTTCAAGCAGCGATCGGTGGCGCACCAACCAGTCCGGCGATCCCCGTTGCCGAAACGCCGGCGGGACTCGACTGGGAGCGTTGGTTGGGGCCAGCACCCAAAACGGATTATCGATATATGAAAGGTGGCAAGCGAGGGTTGACCAACGGTCACTATGAGTTCCGTTGGTGGTACGAGTACTCCGGCGGCAAGCTGACCGATTGGGGAGCTCACCACGTCGATATCGCCACCTGGGCGCTCAGCGTCAACGGCCAACCCACCGCGCCGATTTCGATCGGCGGCACCGCCAGCCATCCCGTCGAATACAAGGATGGAAAGCCACTGCAGACCGATCGCTACAACACCGCCACCGCGTTCAACTTTGTTGCCAAGTATGCCGACGGTACCGAAATGATCATCCGCAACGACACCGACAACGGCGTGCTGATTGAAGGTGAAAAGGGACGCCTCTTCGTCAACCGCGGCAAACTGGTCGGTGCCCCTGTCGATGCGCTCAAGGACGATCCGTTGCCCGAAGGCGCGCTCCAGAAGGCCTACAAAGGGCTGCCGATGGAAGAGAACGCGCGGAAAGCCCACTGGGCCAACTTCTTGAACTGCACGCGGACCCGCGACGAACCGATCTCCGATGTCCATTCGCACATGCAGATGCTGAATGTCTGCCACTTGGCGGGGATCTCGGCGCGGCTGGGGCGGACTTTGAATTGGGACGCCGAAAACGAGCAGATCACGGGTGATAGCGAAGCCAATGCGATGCTGGCCCGTCCGTACCGCGAAGGCTACGAAATCGAGATGTAG
- a CDS encoding PSP1 C-terminal domain-containing protein: protein MISHYLVRTGAWGDISQHRPVDGGSYRRGDRVICETSRGLEIGEIVADVDADAAAGRILRRMTDQDELLQKRLERYKRKAVQECRERLVAAGIDAVLLEVEQLFDGRTLFFHFLGETNDDVEAITNELADAYEQHVRSRHFAKLLSEGCGPGCGTKEAGGCSGGCAVCVVASACSSAAKKS from the coding sequence TTGATCAGCCATTATCTGGTTCGCACGGGTGCCTGGGGCGACATCTCACAGCATCGGCCGGTCGACGGCGGCAGCTATCGTCGCGGGGACCGCGTGATCTGCGAGACGTCGCGCGGTTTGGAGATCGGCGAAATCGTCGCCGATGTCGATGCCGATGCGGCCGCGGGCCGGATCCTGCGACGGATGACCGATCAGGACGAATTGCTGCAGAAGCGACTGGAGCGTTACAAACGCAAAGCGGTGCAAGAGTGTCGCGAGCGATTGGTCGCCGCCGGGATCGACGCGGTGCTGTTGGAAGTCGAACAATTGTTTGATGGCCGAACGTTGTTCTTCCATTTTCTGGGAGAAACCAACGACGATGTCGAAGCGATCACCAATGAACTTGCCGACGCATACGAACAACATGTGCGTAGCCGCCATTTCGCCAAACTGCTCAGCGAAGGTTGCGGTCCCGGTTGTGGAACCAAAGAAGCCGGCGGGTGTTCCGGTGGATGCGCGGTCTGCGTGGTTGCCTCGGCTTGCAGTTCGGCTGCCAAGAAATCCTAA